In the genome of Zobellia nedashkovskayae, the window GTCATAATTGATAACAATATTTGGGTATTAAATAATGAATTACAAGTCTTATCAAAAATTCATGAAAGTCAGAGAATACGTAGTGTAATACAACAAAATTCATCTCATTTTTTAATTGGTTTACATAACGGCGAACTAATTGAATTAAATATAAAAAGTGACAATTCTTTAAATGCAGAAAGACAAAGTATAACTAATGGCTATCCTGTACTATCATTATCAATTGCCACAAATGGCGATTATTGGATAGGAAGTGAAAATGACGGGCTTTACATCTACTCAAAAAGTACCGGACAATTATCAAATTTAAAGTATGATAGTAAAAATATAGAATCAATTTCTAGTAACTCTATATGGTCTATATATAATAACGAAGGAATTATGTGGCTAGGACCTTATAAAAAAGGCCTAAGCTTCTACGACCCCATATATCATAAATTTAAACATGTAAAAAACGAACCTTTTAATTCTAAGTCTTTAAATAATAATAATATAAACTGTTTTATACAGGATATAAATGATACTAGCAATCACCTTTGGGTAGGAACTGATGGCGGCGGATTAAACTATTGGGACAGAACCTCCAATTCTTTTGTAAAATACAGTTTAGACAATAAAAATCTCAATACCAATGTAGTGCTAAGCATACTACAAGATAAAAACGATCAATTATGGCTGGGGTCCTGGGGTAAAGGAATTACCCTGTTTAATATCAAGAACAAAAACTATGAGGTATTGACTAAAGAAAATTCTTTTTTGCTGTCAAATAATGTATTTAATCTAATGATGGACAGTAAAGGCCGCATATGGATTGCAACTTTTCACGGTGGATTACAATTTTATAATCCTGAAACCAAAACTCATAAAAACATAGACCTTAAAAACAATATCAACAACACTAAAGTTTCTACCATTACTACTTTAACCGAAGATAAAAATGGAAATATTTGGGTTGGAACACAAATTTCGGGGCTTTTTAAACTAGTTGAAATAAACGAGGAATGGCAATACACAAGTTATAACAGCCTTGAGAAAGAACAAGTTTTAAGTAACGACTTCATCAATGCAATCATAGAAGATACTGAAGGTAATTTGTGGGTTGGTACACAAGCCGGTTTAAATACATATAATTCCACAACCGATTCCTTTCAATCGATCCCACACAATGACGGATTAAAAAATGATGCTGTCAAAGGAATTATAGAAGATACTAACCGTTTGTTATGGCTTAGTACAGGTTCTGGAATTACTCAATACAACCATAAAAATAAAGTATCTACACATTATTATATTAATGATGGCTTACAAGGCAGCGAGTTTAATACAAATTCTTTCTATAAAACCAAAAACGACGAATTAATTTTTGGTGGTAGTAATGGCTTCAATTTATTTCAAGCAAAAAACATCAAAAAAAGGGAAGATAAACCTACAGTAAATATTACCAGTCTAAAAATATTCAACAAACCTATTTATGCAGATGATGAATCTAAAATATTAACAAAGCACATATCACAAGCAGATTCTATTACCCTTTCGTATGATAATACCGTAGTAGATTTTGAGTTCAATGCTTTAACTTTTCGTCATCCTGATAAAGTAAATTACGCCTATTTTCTGGATGGCTTTGAAACGAACTGGAACTATGTAGGACACAAAAACAACGCTACTTATACCAGTTTAGAACCAGGTAAATATATACTTCGAATAAAATCTAGTAATTCTGATGGTATATGGAATAGTAATGAAACTGACCTACATATCACGATTACGCCTCCTTTTTGGAAAACTTGGTGGTTTCGGTTACTCATGATAGTTTTGTTAATTTCAGCTATTTATTTAGTGCTCTTTCTTCGGGTTAGAAACATAAAAAAGTATCAATTAACATTAGAAAAAGAAATAGGTGAACGCACTCAACAATTGCAACTACAAAAGAAAGAACTTGAAAAAACAGCTAATGAATTAACCACGAAAAATCAAGAAATTCAACGTTTTACTTTTGCTGTTTCCCATGATCTTAAAAGTCCTTTAAGCGGTATTAAAGGTATTGCAAGCCTTATTCCTATGGAGTTTGTAATGAAAGATTTTCCTGAATTAGAGCAATACCTAGAAATGATTAATATTTCATGTGATACTATGAATAACCTTATTGCCGACATTACTAAAATTGCGAAAATCGGTAAAATTGAGAACAAAAATGAGGTACTGGATACGAATGAAATTGTAGCCCTCTCAACCACTTTGGTTAAAGGCAAATTAAAAGTATCTAAAGTTAAACTGATAGTTGAAGAAAACCTACCCAACATTTATGGAGATAGAAATAGAATTATACAAGTCTTTGGAAATCTTCTAGATAACGCCATAAAGTATATGGGCGATCAAAAACAACCTGTAGTTCATATTAAAGCAGAAGAAAACGGAGAAAAAATACAGTTCTCTGTTTCAGATAATGGTTCTGGGATGGACGAAAAATCTTTAAAAAAGCTCTTCTCCCCTTTTGAACGATT includes:
- a CDS encoding ligand-binding sensor domain-containing protein, which codes for MISPKQSATLVLWSSLLLLCCKLAFAQQNQTPISFQHLPGGLSQSSANVIYEDSYGYLWIGTRNGLNKYDGKNYQIYEQAQDSKTGLTNGYIEDIYEDNNRQLYIGTVQGLNIYNREMDILKSYPFIGEGEKLALEHFYSVIKSTDFLWLGTTNSIFRYHITTGETQEFKYHDTPTQDNFFVKLAKLDNERTLVIIDNNIWVLNNELQVLSKIHESQRIRSVIQQNSSHFLIGLHNGELIELNIKSDNSLNAERQSITNGYPVLSLSIATNGDYWIGSENDGLYIYSKSTGQLSNLKYDSKNIESISSNSIWSIYNNEGIMWLGPYKKGLSFYDPIYHKFKHVKNEPFNSKSLNNNNINCFIQDINDTSNHLWVGTDGGGLNYWDRTSNSFVKYSLDNKNLNTNVVLSILQDKNDQLWLGSWGKGITLFNIKNKNYEVLTKENSFLLSNNVFNLMMDSKGRIWIATFHGGLQFYNPETKTHKNIDLKNNINNTKVSTITTLTEDKNGNIWVGTQISGLFKLVEINEEWQYTSYNSLEKEQVLSNDFINAIIEDTEGNLWVGTQAGLNTYNSTTDSFQSIPHNDGLKNDAVKGIIEDTNRLLWLSTGSGITQYNHKNKVSTHYYINDGLQGSEFNTNSFYKTKNDELIFGGSNGFNLFQAKNIKKREDKPTVNITSLKIFNKPIYADDESKILTKHISQADSITLSYDNTVVDFEFNALTFRHPDKVNYAYFLDGFETNWNYVGHKNNATYTSLEPGKYILRIKSSNSDGIWNSNETDLHITITPPFWKTWWFRLLMIVLLISAIYLVLFLRVRNIKKYQLTLEKEIGERTQQLQLQKKELEKTANELTTKNQEIQRFTFAVSHDLKSPLSGIKGIASLIPMEFVMKDFPELEQYLEMINISCDTMNNLIADITKIAKIGKIENKNEVLDTNEIVALSTTLVKGKLKVSKVKLIVEENLPNIYGDRNRIIQVFGNLLDNAIKYMGDQKQPVVHIKAEENGEKIQFSVSDNGSGMDEKSLKKLFSPFERFHSNVNGTGLGLYMIKQIIESHDGIIYAESDGKGKGTTFSVILPNVVGKQIKKMIDNDIVPEKTDDN